GAGCCGGAGGTGCTGGTCGATCCGGTCAGCCTGGAGATCTTCCGCAGTGCGCTGACGGCGATCGCCGAAGAGATGGGCGCAGTGCTGACGCGGAGCGGCTACTCGCCCAACATCAAGGAGCGCCGCGACTTCTCCTGCGCCCTGTTCGACCGCCAGGGGCGGCTGCTGGCGCAGGCGGCCCACATCCCGGTCCACCTGGGCGCCATGCCCGACTCGGTCGCGGCGGCGCTGGCGGCTTTCGACACGTTCGCGCCGGGCGACGTGGTCGCGCTCAACGACCCCTTCGCCGGGGGGACTCACCTGCCTGACATCACCCTCATCTCCCCGATCTACGTGACCGTCGACGGAGAGTCGGTCCTGGCCGGCTTCGCGGCCAACCGGGCGCACCACGCCGACGTCGGCGGCATGTCGGCCGGTTCGATGCCGGTGGCCAGTGAGATCTACCAGGAGGGGATCATCATCCCGCCGATCAAGCTCTGGGAGGCGGGACAGCCGAACCGGGCCGCGCTGGCGCTGCTGCTGCGCAACGTGCGCACGCCCGACGAGCGGCGTGGCGACCTGACGGCGCAGGTGGCGGCCAATCGCACCGCCGAGCGGCGCCTGCAGGAGCTGGTCGAACGCTACGGGTTGCCGACGGTCGAGGCCCATGGAGAGGCGCTCATCGCCTATGCCGAGCGGATCACGCGGGCGACGATCGAGCAGATCCCGGACGGGGTGTACCGCTTCACCGATTACCTCGACGACGACGGGATCAACGGGCGCCCGCTGCCGATCGTGGCGACCGTGACGGTCGAGGGCGGCACGATGACGGTCGACTTCAGCGGCAGTGCCCCGGAGGCGGAGGGGAGCATCAACGCCGTCGCCTCGGTTGCCAAGTCGGCGGTGTACTACGTGGTCCGCTGCCTGATGCCGCCCGACGCGCCGATGAACCACGGCACCTTCGCGCCGGTGACCGTCCACGCCCCGGAGGGGACGGTGGTCAATGCCCGCCCGCCACGGCCGGTGGCCGGGGGCAACGTCGAGTGCTCGCAGCGCATCACCGACGCCGTGCTGGGGGCGCTGGCCCAGGCGCTGCCCGGTGTCATCCCGGCCGCGAGCCAGGGGACGATGAACAACGTGACGGCCGGGGGGATTGACCCGCGCACAGGCCAGCCCTTCGCCTACTACGAGACGATGGGCGGCGGCATGGGCGCGCGCCAGGGGCTCGACGGGCTCTCGGGCGTTCATGTCCACATGAGCAACACGCTCAACACCCCGGTTGAGGCTTTCGAGTACGCCTACCCGATGCGCATCGGTGCCTACCGGCTGCGCGACGGCTCCGGCGGGGCCGGGGCGGCGCGCGGCGGCGACGGGTTGGAGCGGGAAATCGCCTTCCTGGTGCCGACCGAGGTGACGCTGCTGACCGAACGGCGGCGGCTGGCCCCCTGGGGGCTTCAGGGTGGTGAGCCGGGTGCACCCGGTGAGAACCTGCTCGTGCGCAACGGCGAGGTCACCAAGCTCCCGGGTAAGGTGCGCTTTTCGGCACGCCCGGGCGACCGCCTGGTGATCCGCTCCCCCGGCGGCGGCGGCTGG
This genomic window from Sphaerobacter thermophilus DSM 20745 contains:
- a CDS encoding hydantoinase B/oxoprolinase family protein, with amino-acid sequence MAIEPEVLVDPVSLEIFRSALTAIAEEMGAVLTRSGYSPNIKERRDFSCALFDRQGRLLAQAAHIPVHLGAMPDSVAAALAAFDTFAPGDVVALNDPFAGGTHLPDITLISPIYVTVDGESVLAGFAANRAHHADVGGMSAGSMPVASEIYQEGIIIPPIKLWEAGQPNRAALALLLRNVRTPDERRGDLTAQVAANRTAERRLQELVERYGLPTVEAHGEALIAYAERITRATIEQIPDGVYRFTDYLDDDGINGRPLPIVATVTVEGGTMTVDFSGSAPEAEGSINAVASVAKSAVYYVVRCLMPPDAPMNHGTFAPVTVHAPEGTVVNARPPRPVAGGNVECSQRITDAVLGALAQALPGVIPAASQGTMNNVTAGGIDPRTGQPFAYYETMGGGMGARQGLDGLSGVHVHMSNTLNTPVEAFEYAYPMRIGAYRLRDGSGGAGAARGGDGLEREIAFLVPTEVTLLTERRRLAPWGLQGGEPGAPGENLLVRNGEVTKLPGKVRFSARPGDRLVIRSPGGGGWGKP